ATGGAAGACAAGGCACTAATGTTTCCTTTCTGAGTCTGACCATTTCCTCTTGGACCTTTTGGctgacacatttttttttttcattcaagtTTAATATGTGCAAAGTTGAACTATTTCTTAGTCTACTTAATCCAACATAATGCATGTGTTCTCTAGTACAGGAAGGCAAGTCAACTACTGCTTCATTAAGTGTGTCACCTTGGCAACGGTGAATTGTTTTAGCTGCTGCTGCTCTTAAAGGGAATTGTCTACGAAGGTAACCagtcgtttcgatcgaaggtcgtttcgatcgaagttCGTTTCGATCGAAGTTCGTTTCGATCGCAACcaaaagtcagttcgatcgaaggcaagagtcagttcgatcgaagagtaaatgtttatgaaaactacagttttgcaagcgtatagataataaaagttcttgtgttgtgtaatgTTTGCGCGAAGTAATATGCGCGACGCGGAAACGCGGTGTTCAATTGATTTCATTCGCCCGGTTCCTTTGTTGCCGGCGTTTCTTTCTCGGCGTTCCTGATCGGCAATGCTCAATTAGCTATTCGCTATAACGTGCGTAAACTGAAACACGGGGTTTAAGATTTTATTACCACGATGAAACGAACAAGTATTGTCACTTTCAATGAGAACCGAGCGAAAAGAGATTAAACGCTGTTGAAAACACTTGCGTTTGGAACAGATATACCAAATATGGAAACAGACGGCTTGCGGTCATGTTCCTTGAAGACCAAGGTTCAAGAATGTGTTTTCCACAACTCCGAAGTTAACTGTATcaggaaatattttttaaacagatttgatAAATAGTAAGTTCAATACACTTAAGCAATAGTAAcagtcttcgatcgaactgactcttgtcttcgatcgaatcgacttttcaggggcacccaacgaccaatttgttgtaaaatgtattattatacctcagttaatgaaaataaatgttattaaggcattttcaggtgtttttcagtgttgctgggaaaacattatctgttctttttcccagcaagacacacaagaaatttcccagccagctagataaaattggttggtttcccaacaagctgatcaaatttatttcccaggcaggaattccgcgcgctttcaaatccctcgatccaaaacgaccgaacaaaagcgacaaaatcggaacaaaacaggttttttccgcaagagcaatcactctgaccagccgtcgtatgtttgtgactactctctgggagagggaacgggttctttttttttttttttttttatgtcgtcctcagtcttcagagtttctacagccagctcgggttgaaatgctagaaaaagtcattaattcccaggcaaaacctctatcaataacaaaatttcccagccagctcatcgaaacacctgtatttttgccagccagcaagattcctctggggaacagataatgtgaggaacagattcgctgggtgcccctgacttttgtcgatcgaaacgaccttcgatcgaaacaactttcgatcgaactgacttgcaTTCGTCTACGAAGTACTTGGGCCTGGTGTCTTAGAGATCTTAAATTGCCTGGTTATTTCTAATATCGGTGTCCAAGTCTTATCTGTTACACTGTTATATAAGTGGGAGTATTCTCTTCGATGGTTGAAACCAATATGTGGATCAGGAAAAGAAACCCAAATGAAACTTGGTCTAGACGAATTTTGTACTCTGTAGTCtatcattttaattttacactCAGCACCATTAGTCATACCATCACTTACTTTGACATTTGTAGTTAAGTCATATTTTGCTCCCACAGCTAGTGAGATTTCATTAATTAAGCCCATTGTTTTTGTTGGATCATCAGggattttgttattttcttcttGAGATCATCAGAAATATCTCCTACAATTAGATCGATACATTTCACTTGAGCTTTGACAGTTGGTGAGCTATGAAATACAGCATTATTGTGACTATTTACAAGGTCattttttgcaaataaatgGGTTATATGAAGCGGATAATTTGGGTCACCAGGTTTTATTGTAAGCACTCTTCTTTTCAATGTTTCAATGTCAATTTCAGTATGGGTTCCTTCTCTTAATCGATTTAACAATTCTGCAAATGAAACGTCATCCTTTTGTCTCATGATTTCAGTGAGCTCAAACAATGTGAAATGATCTTTCCAAATGTTGCTTGCCAGGGCACTGTAACAGTCAGCTCCTTTGTCAAAAATCCACTTGTCAAAGACCGGCTTTAGCTGGAACAAATCTCTACTGCTATGATACTCACCCCTCCAAATGCATTTTGACTTTTCATGATTTGCTGTAATCGCAAATTCAGGAAATTGAACATACCACTGCCAACCATTGAAATTTCATCaataaaaatgattttaagtTTCCCTAGCTCTGCTCGTATTGTGTTCAGCCTGTCATTGTCTAATGCACAATATTGAAATCCTCTGTTGGCAGGAATTTTAAAAGCAGAGTGCAAAGTATTTCCTTTTATATTAAAAGCAGCTTTTCCAGTTGGTGCAACTTTAAGCACTTTGACTTCATCTGGGTTTTCTCCAGGCATAGTATTCAAATACCTAACAAGGGCTTCATAGAGAGCATTTGTAACAGTACTCTTTCCAAGTCCTGCTCCTCcacttaaaaataaataaaggggatcatcttttgttttaatagaATGCAGGACATGGTAGaaaaattctttttgttttgtgttcaaTGAACGCACAAGTTGTCTGAATTCATTATCCTGTAAACGGTTTTGCATTAGTTGTTCATCATCATTAGATCTAGGTAATATACCCATGTCATCATAGAGATCATACTGACTATGTTGTTTGCTGGTGTCTGGGTCAAAGCATCCAAGAGTTTCACTAGGCTTTGTTTTAGCAGCAATGTCTTGCTCATTAACATGTTGAGCATTAGGAGCTACTGGCTGTGAAATGGTATCATCATTGATATCTTCAATGGCCTGGTCAAGAACATCAGAATGGCATTCGTATTGCTCTTTAATTGCTGCTATTGTTGTTTGAAGCTGATTATACCTCTCCTCATAAGTCTGGCAGCCCTTTAAGAGgtctttttgttcatttctccATGGAGTATAAAGCATGAGTTGTTCTCTATAATAGTTCTGGGGATCCTTTTCCTTAACTAAACCTAACAGATCTTATAATTCTTGGATTTCTTCTTTTAACTAACTTAAAACCCCCTCTCATCGGGAATTCCATGGAGgcatcattttcattgttctcTTCACAAGGTggatcatcatcaacattatcagCAAAATCAGTTTCAGGCAAGTAAGACACAGATGGGATTTCACTTTGACTAGCAACCTGGGAGAATTGAGTCGAGTCTTTCACACAATTAAAACATGCAACAAAGTCAGCTAAACAGACATTATCAAGTCCCCGTggccttctttggtatcttttgATGACATTATCAGATTCTACATCAGTTGACTTGTCTGGCATCTCTTTGATTTTATCAAGAGTTTTTAATAGAAAAGTTCTTTCATCTGGATTTGATGTGTTGATGAACTGAAATTGTCTTGACGATTTTCTGAGAGGCATCTGCAATACTAAATAAACTGCTTCTTGAGCACTGATTTCAACTGCATTAAGAAATTTATTCCCAATGTGACGCACTTTGTTGAGGACATCTTTATTCTCGGCATTAGCTTCCTGGGATGCTTTCTCTAGAAGCTTGCTCATACCTCTTTGACCCTTTGTTATGTAAGACAAAATATAAACAGCACATGCATATGGATCTAAAACAAACTGTATGTCCATGTTGGCTCTCCAAGCTTTCAAAAAATTGGTGTTGTAACTATTGATTCTTATTTCTAATGGTGTTCGCTTTAAAAGGAGCGTTGTTCTCTTTAGTGAATATCTAATAGCCTGCAGATATTGCTGTTCTGTCAAATTTAGTTTGTCCTGGAATACTTCAAACGTCATATTCTCTCCATATTTCATCTCATCCAgaaaacatttaatttgatcATAGTTTTGTTTAACTTCTTCAAGCTCATCTTCTTCAAGTGTGTTTTCTGTGAGGGGTTCTAGAATCATAGTTCTTGGCATTGGAGGTAGAGGGAAATTAAATCGGCAAATCTTATTACCTTGTTTCTTACATGTTTTAGCATGCCTGTGCATTTGTAGGTTAACCAAGTCTTTCATATCATCAGATAATTCATCATTTGCACATGTGATATACTTATCAACGAAATCTACAATTTCTTCATTGGGTGTCTTTTCATACTGTGGTGCATCTTTGACCCGAAATAATGCATGTTCGGAACTGAAAGTTTCTATTTTTGTCGGGTTTGAGGACCCTGGGTCCCAGTGATGCAGGGGCTCGGGACACCCCGCATAAAATTTTCCATGTGCTCGTGTGTTTATGTTGAATTCGTTGTGTCGCGTAGAAATTGTAATCCTTGTTGCGTTTGAAGAATAAATCGTTGAATACATGGTCCTTCGAATCGGAGAGATTCTGACAGATTTGGATGAAGAGTTGGTCTTCGCATTTGGAGCGATTGGCGCTGTTACCTTGCACGACTACCTTGATGAACTTGTGGAAGCTCTGGTGGACTATAAGAACATTGTGATCATTCAAGGTTAGTCGAAATGTCTGAAGAGTTGGAAGCTATTAAGAAGAAACGAAAGTTCTTGAGAAAGTCCGTAACGGACACTTTGAAGTCTGTCGAAGAAGCGCTATCAGTGCAGGATAATCATGCTATGATTCAGGTTTTGAAAGATAATATTGCTAGTAAATGGAGCGATTTACAAGATGTGCAAGCCACAATGTGTACTCTGTTAGAAGACGAACAAATCGACACAGAGTGTAGCAGTCATAATGACTATGAATTGCGTGTTATTGAATACATGTCTAAAATGACGAAGTATCTGGAATGTAAATCTGTCTCTGAGATGAAAACGGATAGTAGTGCAACCGTAACCCCGCAGTCATGCCCTCAGGTACAAGTTAAGCTACCGAAGATTGATCTGCCTACCTTTGATGGAAACGTTTTATGTTGGCAACCTTATTACCAGTCGATCAAGGTCTCCGTGGTTGATAATTCAGCCTTAGCAGAGGTACAGAAATTAGAATACTTGATGAGATCATTAAAGGGTCCAGCTGCCGAAGCAGTGAAGGGATTTGCAGTGGTACAAGAGAATTACCAGCCAGTTTTGGAAGCCCTGAAAGAAAGGTTTGGTCATCCAAGATTGATCCTCGATGCACATATAAGATCCCTAATTCATTTACCGCGTTTAAACTCTGATGATGCATTGTCTATGCGTAAATTCTATGATCAAGTGGTTGGGCATGTTCGGTCTGTTGAATCCATGGGTGAGAAATTCAATTCTGAAACTTTAGCTCCGGTTCTTGTACCCCTAATTGTGGACAAGCTGCCAAAAAGAGTTGTTGAAAGGTGGGAACTTGAACTTGGTAATTGGAAAGCAAAAGAGGACTGTGTGAAAGTGAAAGCATTGTTTGCTTTCTTAGAACAAGTAGTACGAGCCAAAGAGTCTTCCCAGTCTCCCTCTCTGGAGTTCAAGGTCTCTGCAAAGGAAAACACTGCAAAGTGTGTAAGCCAGGTGAATTTCAAGTCTAGTTCACCACGAAGATCATCTACTTCTGCACTATGTGCTTCTATGCAAGTCAAACAGTGCTGTGTTTGTCGGAAGAATCACCACGTGTGGTCATGCGTTAATTTTCTGTCATTGGCAGTGAAAGATAGATTCATGATGGCATTGTCCAAAGGTCTTTGTTTTCGTTGCTTAGAAGCTGGTCACGTGGCTCAA
The sequence above is a segment of the Montipora foliosa isolate CH-2021 chromosome 2, ASM3666993v2, whole genome shotgun sequence genome. Coding sequences within it:
- the LOC137991983 gene encoding uncharacterized protein; this encodes MDIQFVLDPYACAVYILSYITKGQRGMSKLLEKASQEANAENKDVLNKVRHIGNKFLNAVEISAQEAVYLVLQMPLRKSSRQFQFINTSNPDERTFLLKTLDKIKEMPDKSTDVESDNVIKRYQRRPRGLDNVCLADFVACFNCVKDSTQFSQVASQSEIPSVSYLPETDFADNVDDDPPCEENNENDASMEFPMRGGFKLVKRRNPRIIRSVRFIAPNAQHVNEQDIAAKTKPSETLGCFDPDTSKQHSQYDLYDDMGILPRSNDDEQLMQNRLQDNEFRQLVRSLNTKQKEFFYHVLHSIKTKDDPLYLFLSGGAGLGKSTVTNALYEALVRYLNTMPGENPDEVKVLKVAPTGKAAFNIKGNTLHSAFKIPANRGFQYCALDNDRLNTIRAELGKLKIIFIDEISMVGSGMFNFLNLRLQQIMKSQNAFGGVSIIAVEICSS